A region of Mycolicibacterium brumae DNA encodes the following proteins:
- a CDS encoding MadS family sensor histidine kinase, producing the protein MTVAPGNPVVPRQAAAPDLDQLTGVRSGKGTFYPEFRVAAQRTNRVLAALDAISRALVQTVNGPENLVRAVAEAARTHLGAEWVLLALADGALPEARPRHLILDADGHAYSFEGLSGTTHPVPHLPEAVLNRLNDVLRGHLAQFRVPVIEGHHSHVPLELDSGVIGAFAAWTPPHRLLDGIDETVMRILASQTAVALQNCELFQRSQTLLAQSEAHNAQLLATQRELGAAQRHQVLDSERQRIARELHDSVAQTVLSAGMQIEVCRSEVESHDGQAELVERLDTAKTLTRSAVEQLRSAIYALNHSSDADRSSLPELLQQLATVHMPKDLRVTLRVSGEVAELTNAVERSLLRIAGEALFNTAMHGRASRAIVRLSYRAADVTLSVSDDGVGDPDKLRLMLRLADTTDLDGHHRGLANMLARCREFGGTLAVGPSRIGGVRVVAMIPRDPEVPAQAPIEGVAR; encoded by the coding sequence GTGACCGTGGCGCCCGGAAACCCCGTGGTCCCGCGACAAGCGGCCGCGCCGGATTTGGATCAACTCACCGGCGTGCGGTCCGGCAAAGGCACGTTCTACCCCGAATTCCGGGTGGCTGCGCAGCGCACGAATCGGGTGCTCGCAGCTCTCGACGCCATCTCGCGAGCTCTGGTGCAGACCGTCAACGGTCCCGAGAATCTCGTGCGTGCGGTAGCTGAGGCAGCCCGGACCCACCTCGGCGCCGAATGGGTGTTGCTTGCGCTCGCAGACGGCGCCCTGCCGGAGGCACGACCGCGTCACCTCATCCTGGACGCCGACGGCCACGCGTACTCCTTCGAAGGTCTGTCGGGCACCACGCATCCGGTACCGCACCTTCCCGAGGCTGTGCTGAACCGACTCAACGACGTCCTTCGTGGGCACCTTGCGCAGTTCCGGGTACCGGTGATCGAAGGCCACCATTCACACGTCCCGCTAGAACTCGACAGCGGTGTGATCGGGGCGTTCGCCGCCTGGACTCCACCGCATCGGCTGCTCGACGGGATTGACGAGACGGTCATGCGAATCCTGGCCAGTCAGACCGCGGTGGCACTGCAGAACTGCGAACTGTTCCAGCGCTCGCAGACCTTGCTGGCGCAGTCCGAGGCACACAACGCGCAACTGCTGGCCACCCAACGCGAACTCGGTGCGGCGCAACGCCATCAGGTCCTGGACTCCGAACGCCAGCGCATCGCACGGGAGTTGCACGACAGCGTCGCGCAAACCGTGCTGTCTGCGGGCATGCAGATCGAGGTCTGCCGCAGTGAAGTCGAATCGCATGATGGTCAAGCCGAACTGGTCGAACGGCTGGACACCGCCAAGACGTTGACCCGATCGGCGGTCGAACAGCTGCGATCGGCGATCTACGCACTCAACCATTCGTCCGACGCGGACCGATCCAGCCTCCCCGAGCTACTCCAGCAGCTGGCCACGGTGCACATGCCCAAGGATCTGCGGGTGACCCTGCGGGTCAGCGGCGAGGTCGCGGAACTGACCAACGCTGTCGAGCGCAGCCTGCTTCGGATTGCGGGCGAGGCACTGTTCAACACCGCCATGCACGGTCGCGCCTCGCGGGCGATCGTTCGGTTGAGCTACCGCGCCGCCGACGTGACCCTGTCGGTATCCGACGACGGGGTCGGTGACCCGGACAAGCTTCGGCTGATGCTTCGGTTGGCCGACACCACCGACCTCGACGGGCATCATCGCGGGCTGGCGAACATGCTGGCGCGGTGCCGCGAATTCGGTGGAACCCTCGCCGTCGGTCCATCCCGCATCGGTGGCGTGCGGGTGGTCGCGATGATTCCGCGGGACCCGGAAGTCCCCGCGCAAGCTCCGATCGAAGGGGTCGCTCGATGA
- a CDS encoding DUF1206 domain-containing protein translates to MGDSSVHGAVDRATDSKTFESAARAGFAVSGVLHLLVAFIVLRIAFGSGGNADQSGALATIAQQPGGPLMLWCAALGMAALALWHVAEAIVGKHPSEQGSSRQKSDDRPAWKRGKDIGVATVYFGIALSAARFAIGSGKSSGQQNSGISGMLMQHGWGKFLLVLVGLGVAAVGGYHVYKGASKKFMKDLRVSGGTFITAVGVTGYIAKGLVFAGAGLLVIVASIKADPSKAAGLDAAVKTLGEAPFGKVLLILAALGIAAFGAYSFVRSRYGRM, encoded by the coding sequence ATGGGTGATTCCTCGGTTCATGGGGCGGTTGACCGCGCCACCGACAGCAAAACATTCGAGTCCGCCGCGCGAGCCGGATTCGCCGTCAGCGGCGTCCTGCACCTGCTCGTCGCCTTCATCGTCCTGCGAATCGCGTTCGGCTCCGGTGGCAACGCCGACCAGTCGGGGGCGTTGGCCACCATCGCCCAACAGCCCGGCGGCCCGCTCATGTTGTGGTGCGCGGCGCTGGGCATGGCGGCTCTGGCGCTGTGGCACGTCGCCGAGGCTATCGTCGGCAAGCACCCCAGCGAGCAGGGCTCCTCGCGGCAGAAGTCCGACGACCGCCCGGCATGGAAACGCGGCAAAGACATCGGCGTGGCCACCGTGTACTTCGGCATCGCGCTGTCGGCCGCACGGTTTGCCATCGGCAGCGGTAAATCCAGCGGTCAGCAGAACAGCGGGATCAGCGGCATGCTCATGCAGCACGGCTGGGGCAAGTTCCTCCTGGTGCTGGTCGGCCTTGGAGTGGCTGCCGTCGGCGGCTACCACGTCTACAAGGGCGCCTCCAAGAAGTTCATGAAAGACCTTCGCGTGTCCGGCGGCACCTTCATCACCGCGGTCGGGGTCACCGGCTACATCGCCAAGGGCCTGGTGTTCGCGGGGGCGGGCCTGCTCGTCATCGTCGCGTCGATCAAGGCTGATCCGTCGAAGGCCGCGGGCTTGGACGCGGCCGTCAAGACCCTCGGAGAGGCGCCGTTCGGCAAGGTGCTGCTGATTCTGGCCGCTCTGGGGATCGCCGCGTTCGGCGCTTATAGCTTCGTGCGGAGTCGCTACGGCCGGATGTAG
- the adhP gene encoding alcohol dehydrogenase AdhP, with translation MRAAVVTDFGMPLQVRDMRLPTPGFGEALVKLETSGVCHTDLHAAQGDWPVKPQPPFVPGHEGFGTVVALGEGVVDLAVGDKVGNAWLWSACGRCEYCRTGWETLCESQRNGGYSVDGSFGAYMLVNADYAARIPDGADPLEIAPILCAGVTVYKGLKVTDTRPGQWVAISGIGGLGHIAVQYARAMGLRVVAIDVDDAKLALATSLGAEVVVNARTADVVDAVQQATGGVHGVLVTAVHPQAFGQAIGLARRGGTIVFNGLPPGDFPAPIFDIVLKGLTIRGSIVGTRQDMAEALDFYARGLIKPTVTSARLDDINEVFGRMERGQIDGRVVIDYRNP, from the coding sequence ATGCGGGCAGCGGTCGTCACCGACTTCGGCATGCCGCTGCAGGTGCGCGACATGCGATTGCCGACGCCGGGCTTCGGCGAAGCTTTGGTCAAGCTTGAGACATCCGGTGTCTGCCACACGGATCTGCATGCCGCACAGGGTGATTGGCCAGTCAAGCCGCAGCCTCCGTTTGTGCCAGGACATGAAGGCTTTGGCACGGTCGTGGCTCTCGGTGAAGGCGTCGTCGATCTGGCGGTCGGTGACAAAGTCGGCAACGCCTGGCTATGGTCGGCCTGCGGCCGCTGCGAGTACTGCCGGACCGGGTGGGAGACGTTGTGCGAAAGTCAGCGCAACGGCGGATATTCCGTCGATGGAAGCTTCGGCGCCTACATGCTGGTCAATGCCGACTATGCGGCGCGGATCCCCGATGGAGCCGACCCGTTGGAGATTGCGCCGATCCTCTGTGCCGGCGTCACCGTCTACAAGGGTCTCAAGGTCACCGACACCCGGCCCGGCCAGTGGGTGGCGATCTCGGGCATAGGCGGGCTGGGGCATATCGCGGTCCAGTACGCCCGAGCGATGGGTCTGCGCGTCGTTGCGATCGATGTCGACGACGCCAAGCTCGCGCTCGCCACCAGCCTGGGCGCCGAAGTCGTCGTCAACGCACGGACCGCCGACGTCGTCGACGCGGTGCAGCAGGCAACCGGTGGAGTCCATGGTGTGCTGGTCACCGCCGTGCATCCGCAGGCCTTCGGCCAGGCGATAGGGCTGGCCCGTCGTGGCGGCACGATCGTGTTCAACGGCCTTCCGCCGGGTGACTTCCCGGCGCCGATCTTCGACATCGTCCTCAAGGGGCTGACCATCCGGGGGTCGATTGTCGGGACCCGCCAAGACATGGCAGAGGCGTTGGACTTCTATGCTCGAGGTCTGATCAAACCGACCGTCACCAGTGCCCGACTCGACGACATCAACGAGGTGTTCGGGCGGATGGAGCGCGGACAGATTGACGGTCGGGTCGTCATCGACTATCGAAATCCCTGA
- a CDS encoding MadR family response regulator transcription factor — translation MTVDEARTRTIRLALVDDHAILRQGLRSLLEREDDLVVVGEASNELEAEAVVAATRPDVVVVDLKLSAGSDFEGLSLCGTLSSAHPDIGLLVLTTFLDEELVVRAVHAGARGYVVKDVDTTELVRAIRAISAGQSAFDSRSAAAVVRSLSGRGSPHEKLTDREVEVLRLLAAGLSNHKIGEQLFISATTAKFHVSNIMRKLEVSRRAEAVYTASKRGLI, via the coding sequence ATGACCGTTGACGAAGCCAGAACGAGGACCATCCGGCTTGCGCTCGTGGACGACCACGCCATCTTGCGCCAGGGTCTGCGTTCGCTACTGGAACGCGAGGACGATCTCGTGGTGGTCGGCGAAGCGTCCAATGAACTGGAAGCCGAGGCGGTGGTCGCGGCCACGCGACCGGACGTGGTGGTGGTCGACCTCAAACTCTCGGCCGGTTCGGACTTCGAGGGATTGTCTTTGTGCGGCACGCTTTCCAGCGCCCACCCCGACATCGGTCTGCTTGTGCTGACCACATTCCTGGACGAGGAACTCGTCGTGCGTGCGGTGCATGCGGGAGCGCGCGGCTACGTGGTCAAGGACGTCGACACCACAGAACTGGTGCGGGCCATCCGCGCCATCTCCGCCGGACAGAGCGCCTTCGACTCCCGCAGCGCCGCTGCTGTAGTCCGTTCGCTCAGCGGACGCGGCTCACCACACGAGAAGCTCACCGACCGAGAGGTCGAAGTGCTGCGACTGCTCGCCGCAGGCTTGTCCAACCACAAGATCGGTGAGCAACTGTTCATCTCCGCAACCACCGCCAAGTTCCACGTCAGCAACATCATGCGCAAACTCGAGGTCAGTCGGCGCGCCGAGGCCGTCTACACGGCCAGCAAACGAGGTCTGATCTAG